The Setaria italica strain Yugu1 chromosome VIII, Setaria_italica_v2.0, whole genome shotgun sequence genome includes the window gggggctccaaccggtactaaaggtcacccattagtaccgggtgatgggtgacctttagtaccgagtggagctcctacccggtactaaagagctcCCCCCATCCATCCATCTGCCGCCATATCCATATATCCAtctcccccctcctctctctctctctctccccctcacccttcctctcctcctctgcctcccctcccctcctccctccgctcgcccctcaccggcagtgaggagcagcggcggggcgaggtgaggcggcggaggcgatggcgggcgggcgggcgggctgGGAGAGGTGGCGGGCGAGAGCGGTGGCGGGTcaggagcggcagcggcagcgacgGGCCGGAGGCCGGGGGTGGCGGGGGCCAAGGAGGGCGGGGTCGGCGGGtggattttaatttttttatttttaatacctctttagtaccggttatttcaaccggtactaaaggccccccttagTACCAAACTAACAATACCGGTTGcgaaatcggtactaaaggagggttCCCAACTGGTACATAAGGCCATTTCCCTAGTAGTGAGTCTTACTGTTGTACCAATGTCTATTGTATTGTATTTGAGTAACATGATTCAATACTTTTACGGATCCTTTGTGGTGGAATTCTATAGTCCTTTTAAATGCACAACACTTTAACCTGCCATGTTCACATTGTTCAGACATGATGTCAAATTTTATCAGTAAAACCAATTTCAGTGGCAACAATGGTACTACTGCCTTATGTTTGAAGACTATAATAAGTCTTTTTGTATGGCATAATTTGCATTTTATATCTGCGGCCGGATTATCATTAACTGGTCATGAGTAACCGGACAATATAAAATTCTATACATATTGGACAGGAAGACCAATACTATGCTCCATGATAGATGTAATTTTGTATGCATTGGATTTCTTTCTTCAACAAATTATGGAAGTTAAAAAATGAGGTTGTAAACTCTCCCTAACAGTACTCCCTACGTCCCAAAACATAACATGCATGCACGTATTTCATATTTCAAACTTCATAATCTTTGACCAACAGTTAATCTAACATTGTAATAAGTTTGGGCTACGAATGTGGTTACATTGTATTTGTATTTAGAAATACTTGCTAAAATGATCGTGCTTGTTTTGTCAGGAACGTTATATTTGTGAAAGTGTGATCCCGAATGCCATGCAAAATCAAGCAACTCGTTATATCAAAATATACATGGGATGGGTTGAATTTCCTTAATTTGCTTAGCATAAAGGGTATTGATTAGTTGGATGGCGAAAATGACACCGTGGCAATATAGCACTGCACCTAATTCTATATACATCTGGATATCTACAAATAGATCATTAATTAACTAAATCAGCCAACTCGATCTATGGGCCTAAATGAAAAGAATATATGAGGGGGCATATATTAAAATTGTATAAATACATGTAGACTGCAAGTGCTCGCAATCTCATTTACTCCTCTAGCTATTCCTAAATGTTTGTCACCATGGAATTTTTTATCATGATGTTTGATCATTTGCCTTATTAAAAATTTAATGTAAATATGCAAAATACAAGTCATTGTTGAAGTACCTTTAATGATAAAACAAGCCAAACAAACACAACATAATATTTATTACATTTTAAATGAAATGAATGGTTAAATGTCGTGTTTAAAAAGTGAACGGTGACAAACATTTATGATTGGAGGGTCTAGTAAAGTCAAATCCACATCCACCATAGGATCCGGCACATTCTTCAGTTGAAGTCAAATCCGCCAGTTTTATTTTGGCTTTGAAAAATATGTGACTCATATAGTCATATTTCACGTTTATGGCCAAAAGAGAGGTAGCATGTAACACAGACTATTATTCCATTTTTCAttgtcattttgactttttcaTTTCGCTACATATCTAGATATACTGTAtctctaggtgcatagcaataTCTATATGAGCCTAGAAACTCCAAAatatctacaatttgaaattgaGGGAATACAGTACAAGTAGTTTCATCATCTTTGCTCATCAGTTATGATTTTCAGTACCCAATAATCATCCAAGGGATTTTACCTTCTTCCCTGAATTCATTTGGTCTCTGTGATTTCTCAATCGATACCAGTGGCATCAAAATTTATGTTTTGTTAGTGGGTGGTGCGTACGAACTGAACTAACAAGATAATGGGTGCCAATGATCGCAATTGGGTTGAGTACTTAATGATTCAGAAATTTACAATGACGGGTCGCGAGGGCGATGCCGACGTCCATGACTTGAACCTGTCAACTAATACTCCAACTCCGACGACACACGGAGGAGCTCGTCCAAGAAATCGGTGCCGAGGTCCTCCAGCTCCACGACGCCGCAGTGCGCCACcccctgcttctccggcgccgccatggccgtgcAAGAAGACGCGCTGGACACGTCGGAAGATTGCCGCGCCGGCTGCCGCTGCGGCTTGGGATTTTTGCCGTTACTGGAAACATGGGAGAGCTTGCGCCTGCGCGTGCGCTTGGAGTGCCGCTGCTTCAGCGCGAGGACaggggagccgccgccggtacccgcgccgccggcgagcgcgagcgcTACCAGCGAGTCCCGCACGCGCTCCACCGAGAAGTtgaggacggcggtggcgccgcgcgCGGAGAAGGCAGCCTGGTCgtaggcgagcgcggcggcctcgggggtgtcgaaggtgccgagccacacGCGGGCGCCCCTGCGCGTGGAGTCGCGGATCTCCGCCGCGAACTTGCCCCACGGCCGCTTGCGCACGCCGATGAAGGCCGTCGCCTGCCGCTTCTCGCCCGGCGAGGCGTCCGCGTCCGCGTCCGATCGCCGGTGGAGCTCCGACGTGCTTGTGGAACATGACACTGACAACGCTCCGGCATCAGAGGATGACGAGGGCGAGGAAGAGAGCCAGTAGGAGCTGTCCTCGGCGTCGATGGCGTTGGTGCCAAGGAGGAAAGAGTCGAGCTGCAGAAGCATGTCGTCGGTGCCATCGGCCGCGTCGAAAGGGAGCGACGCGGCTGGAGCTGCGGCGGAGTAGTAGCTATAGGAGCCAGAGGAGGTGTGGTTCCCCTGCTCCATTTGGAGCTGTGCTGTTACCGGTGACTGGTGAGTGTGCTGCAggtaaaagaagaagaagaagcttgtCGAGCCGGCGGTGAGACCGTGAGAGACGACGCGCCGGTATTTATAAACTTCCATAGTGATGAAGGTCTAGCCAATCAGCCTCCTGGTCTGCACGGCTGATGGGTGTTGGGACTTGACTTGTCGTCGGCTGATGTGGGTTTCCAGCGTGGGACCCGCCATATCTTGTTCCCACGACAGGTCAGCACAGCGGCAGCGCTCGCGTAACAGTCGGCCCTGACGTAGGGCGGCTGGATACGACAAGGATGCAAGCGTCAGCCCGGCCGGCGCGGCTTCCATTGCTTGCTTCCTTCTACTGTGTTGTACTGTACCGGCATGAAATATCTGAATGAAATAATCCGTAATGAAGTTTTTAGTGtacctttttctctcttttcttgtGACTATGCCTCCTACATATGTCTGAGTCTCGCTGATTGCTCGACTCTCCCACGCCCCTTGTCTCGCGTCACGATCACTAGAAGACCTTTTTTTCCATAATGAAAGCATCACCATTAATTGATGTACGATATTATTGACTTATATTTTGACAATGATACGTCACCGGATATTCTTTTACGTACTTAGTCAAAGATTGATAATTTTATCTGACCAATTATTTTTCAAATACATGATAATTTctgataaaataaaaaatatcatttaGTTTGCACTATAATAATTTCATTGCTACAATTTAATTTTATCAGCAGACATAACAGAACTTCAATTCCATACCATCTCATACCCTACCTTGGACTTCGATAACAGAGGGTACATTTTGCTCACCTCTTGGAAGTACCTAATCATAAGAGCATTACAAATTTTTATTAACGTAAATGACGACATTTGTGCATGGATGGCGATAAATTTTGAATGCTAGAAATACTAATATTTGTCCATGGAGTAAGAGAATTTTGTGGTCAAAGTGTGCTGATAAAGACATTTTCAATCTTAATGCATCGTATAAAAAGAAACAGAGACAGTATATCTCGGTACCCTTCTAGGAACAGGCGACGAAATATTTACAGCGCAAGAGACAAGCGACAGGTGAAATTAGAAGGGCATGGAAAATTTATGTTAACATATTGATTAGACAAACACTCAAATTTGACACATCACGAAATTCAGGATCGACCcagaggaaagaaaaaaactgaTAAGATTTAAATGGGAGTCGCTTGAATTTAATTTGCTTATAATGTGAAATGTGCTGGTTCCGGGAAGCGGCCGCAGATGATGTATGGATCTCTTTAAGTATATAGCAACTGCGCTAAATCATGCGGTGACCAAATAGGTCatatatttttgaaaaatacAGTAGTGCTTATGCTTTAGTTGGAAAACGACCACCTTGTCAGTACTAGTACATTAACTAAGAAATCGTTTGTGCTTACTTCGGCTCCGGCAAAATCTAAACATTTCACTTGTGTGCCATCTGTAAATCACAAACTAAATTTGCTTACTTTGGGGAACAGAGGCAGCACACTTCAGATTGTAACATAATTAAATTTGAGGAACTCACAAATTTAGttttcacaatttttttctattcattctcatattttttataaacttgatcaaacttaaTTATGTCtgatttaggaaaaaaaaagcaaatatGACATGTAAAAAATAGTGAGACTATTGTACAGCCCTCAGTAAGGTTGAGACCGTGTGACAAGTCTATCCCCGCGTTATATGTTAAATGGAAGGAGTGCAAGCCACTTACTAGTGGTAGTTGATTACTATACCGTTGCAACATGCAAGGACTCAAATTTCCGGACTCTTAGTGAAAGAAGAGATATATGAAAAAAGTAGGATAGTGTATTGATTTTCAAGCTGAAGTTTCCTGAGATCCCACAATGGCGACTGGCGAGCATGAAtagaaaaaaatgtgaaaattAATTTAGTTCCCAGGTTGCTTGAATTTGGTTTGTTACGATCTGAAGTATATATGCTGCCTCATTCTCTTTTGAAACAAAAACAGTGCTGCTGTGTGGAAGCAGCTTGCGGTCTCTTTCGACAAACAACACTTGATCCAATGATTGTCCAACTAACTCTTAAATATTTGGACTGAAAGAATGATCAttactccctccctctctttttaTAGGATGTATTTTATTTCGTTAGAACAATACTTATACTACCAATTACTCCAccattattttttatatgctATAAAATTATAATCATAAGAAAGTATTTTGAATACAAACCTAAtaacactatttttttttcaaaaaagtatGTTATGATAGAATAATCGTAGGTCTGATATCCTAACAAAACAAATTGCATCCTATAAAAAGAGAACGCATTATGAGTGCGTGCATGATTCAGTCGGACAATAATGATGACCAACTTGTTTGTCAGTATTTCATTACTAATATACTAGTGTTACATGGTATGATTAATTGAGAGACTGATTGAGCAATGTCCGGGTGTTTGGTTGGATTTTTTCATGAGACTGATTTCTTGCTAGCTACTACAAAATCTAGTGGTATACGTATCATATGAATTTATATTTCCACGAGTGGTGGGACCATATGCTTTTCACTGGTTACAATATATATGATTGTCTAAGTGATACCAGGCAACAACCTGAACAAAAATCTACTGAAAGTTTTGTTTCTAGTTGCATTGTAGCATACTATGCTTTTTGCCGGTGCCAGTCTACGTGCTTGTTTCGTTCTTTTAGGTATCAATATTATCTTATTTGTAATAATTTTGTTATCTTTTTGGAAGAAATCTCATTGTGTCAGCTAATGGCACAGTACACATATTGTTGTGATGCAATTAAAATTACATGTAATCCATACTGGTCTCCGGTAAAGTTACATATCGCTTCCATTTTCATTTCAAATTAACCGCGAAGATCGATGATAAGAAGGCAAAAGGCAGTGATGGGCATTTGGACGTCACGTGCTTATAACGTAATGCAGGTGATGACTGGCcacttgttttctttggagTGACAGTCCTCAGATGCCCGTAAGGCGTAAGCTTAAACGTATTTTTACATAGCAGGAGTTACCTTGGAAGCTCACAACATTTACCTGCTTAAACCTTAAAGAAAACATTAGTACTAATGAAGAAGTCTTGGGCCAATACTAAAGCAGCAGTTAGCTACGAGCCTACGAGAAAAAGATGGAGGAAGGTTCGTGCGTGGAGTGACATCAGCACGTGGAAGATGCCTATCGCAGGCACAGAGGAGCGCCCGACGTGGATGTTTGGCCAGGTGCAGCGCATCGCATGAACCATAAATCATACGGGCTTCGGGTGAATGAGTACAAGAATTTGCAGAAGCAACTACAGAAAATACTAATACCAACAATGGGCCGCTCATATGGTTGGAACAATGGACCTCCAGCCCATATCTCTTTGGGTCGCCCATATGGGCCGCATAGCAGAATCCTCATGCATTATACGGCCATCACTTACAAACAAAGGAAAGGAAATGCGCGATAAAAGGCAATGCGGACAATTGCCAGCCGGGGCCGTATCATACTCGTACTCGCAATCGAAAGCCCCGACCCTCGGTTCTGAAGCAACAACCGGCGAGATGCAGATATTTGTGAAGACACTGACGGGGATGAGCATCACCTTGGAGGTCGAGAGCAGCTACACCACCGATAATGTAAAAGCCAAGATGCAGGACAAAGAAGGTATACGCCGAGCCTAGATGCACtgctctctatctctctctcacacacatgtACACTACCCGGTCTAAACTGAAACGACCTAGTTTAGTTAACTCTCTCGTCGCTGCTCTAGTTTCGAGTTGGGAAATTGAGTACTGGTTTTAGTAGCCTTTGCTTCACTTTACTTGGACTGCACCTCTGTAGGTATCCCGCCGGACCAGCAGCGCCTCATCTTTGCAGGGAAGCAGCTGGAGGATGGCCGCACCCTGGCTGACTACAAcattcagggggtgtttgggaacaccctgttaaagtttaacacctgtcacatcggatgtttggatactaattaggagtattaaacataggctaattacaaaactaattgcacggatggagtataattcgcgagacgaatctattaagcctaattagtccatgatttgacaatgtggtgctacagtaaccatttgctaatgatggattaattaggcttaatagattcgtctcgcgaattagcacaggattctgcaattagttttataattagctcatatttaatcctcctaattagcatccgaacatccgatgtgacactgttaaagtttagcacctcgtatccaaacaccccctcagaaGGAGTCCACGCTACACCTAGTTCTGCGCCtgcgtggcggcggtggtgggagaGGCTGCTACCCCTATAGCATCGACCTTAATCTTCGGAACCTCGCTCTGGAGCACAATGAGAAGAAGATGATCTGCCGCAAGTAAGCACATTTTGATACCAATAAATCTTGCCCCAACTTTTACCCTTCCATATGTCACATTGCTTGGGATAGTTAACTAATAGGAGTGTTAACTTACATATCCTTTCGGCCCAGTTAAACCCCGTCACATACCCTTTTTGACTTCATCCAACGCGGTCTTAATCACTATTACCGTCCAGTTAAGCATTAGGATAGCTAAACCCTCTTGGCATACTTCGTGtcttttttgttctttgatTTCAGGGAAACAAGTGTGTAATTTACTCGATGCATTAACTGCAATGTTTAGCTTATTAGCACAGGCAACGGGATCAATTAGATAGTTGATCTTATAATAGAAAATATCTTAGCAGCCCATAAACATGAAATTTCATTTACATCTCTTTTTCATGCCTAGCAGGATGATATATATGTATGTTTCGTTCTTTCTTGCAATAAGAGCTACAAACTGCCGAAAAAAGAAGTGTGACCACAGCAATCAGGTGAGCCTTGTTTACCCTGCAGTCAGAGTTTGTTGTATAACATTAAAGATATAAATGTTATTGCATTGCCTTTAGATACCAGACAATTATCTAGTCACtctattcaattttttttattatgctCTCTTGGAGTTGTCAAATGTCGAAACTACTTTTCATTTTAATTATGCCTGCAATCTGCTTAAGGATGCATTGATTTTCATTTCTTTTGTTAATATGACCGTGTCCAATCTCGTACCTGTTGTCAGACCATCTTTATTTCAATGTACTGTTTGTGCAATTCATATACACTGTGCTGATGTTTCGTGATGAGTATGTGTTTATTTATTGAACTGACGTACCTTTTTCTTGGATTCCATTTTCAGCTGAGGCCCAAGAAAAAGCTCTCCCGGTGGTGAAATTTACTTGTTGAATGAGTTCTTAGATAGCATCACATCGGAGTAGATTGGTTGTTACAGAATTTTTAACTTCCTGCTCGAATTTGAAATAATATTATTGTTATTATTCGGTGTCACTTCCATGTATGGCAATGCACGACATCTGTGCTAGATAAATTCCTATAAAGTTTGTTCCTTGTTATTGCACATTTTATTACTCTCTGAAAAGACTAGATGTTTTCTCGCAAAGAATTGCTAGTTATGCTTATACCCTTTGGTCGatgttttgtaattagtttgtCCTAAACATTATATTTTTCAAAAGAGAGGGAATATTATCAAACTCCCATCCCACCGCAAGACATCCAAAATAACAAATCCTGGAACAGTAGTAAACAAGACAAACAAACAAATTTTATTGTTTCGTAGAACTATAAAAGCCTTAATGAAATCGTACAGGTCAAAACGTTTAAGAGAGAGTCGTATATATTTTGTTAGGTGACATTACATACCATGCTAAATTGCAAGAGTAGATCATACTTTATGATTTTTTTGTTGATTCATATTGTCAATTTCAGGGAAATATTTGTACATATTGTTTAAAATGAGCAAAATGATAGCAATTCATGAAGCGTCAAGGGGGAATAAAGAAAACCGAAAGAAAATCACTTGGAATGTGTTGATGCCTTTTTCGGCCAACACACGAGTGCGCTAGATCGCGCGGGTCATGAACGAACCGAATGGCAGAGGTGTTGCGCaggctggtcagaccggtccagcAATCCAGTCAGACCGGTCTCCCGGGGTTTGACCCGGATCAGTTGTTCAAGGGGGTAACGACCACACTTACATGGTGGAGGACGGTTAGGTTTACGAGCAAACCAGCAAAGGGATAACCAACGCACTTACGTGGCGAAGAACGACTAGTTtacgagcaaactagcaaaggttGTCGAAGCTCTcgcccgggagggaccccgtcaggGCGTGGACGTCGCCAGCGTGCTCTAGGTCGACCAGCAAACCTAAAACGCCATCTATGGTCGTGGAGAACAGTAGATGAATAGCATAGAGGTTGGAAAAATATTAAGGTTGAGAAGATAAAAGTAAATTGTAGATTGATTCGATTGGGATACCCTCAATCGgtcgtggccctttatatttatagggtggggagtTCTTGCCCTAGTAGGAGTCGAAGATTACTTAAATCCCGTTgtaaaatacaactcctaactcagACTAGGCTGggcagaccggtcagaccgtcCATCCAAACCGGTCTTACTGGTCAGCCCGGGGCTGAATCTTGTCGAagccataactctctcatctgGACTCCAAATTAGGCGATCCATATGTGCATTTCAATCGTCTCGACGAGCTCcacgcaatggtgaagtccaatatGCATTTTGAGTACCTTATTCAGACCGGTCATACCGGTATGGTGACCGGTCTGGTTTGCCAGATCGACAGCAGCATCAATAACCGGTCAGACCGTATCAGTAGACCAGTTGGCTCTGTCATATCAGCCATGTTTGCTACTTTTGGTGTCGTTCCCGATGATGATTAATCCCTTTTAGCAAAATTACGTCCAGAGCATCCAAAACGGCCCTTTTGTCCTACACAACTCATATTCAAGCCGAACTTGCAAAATACCAAGACTTAGTACCAAGTAATATAACTCTAGTCTTAGCCTCACATATCTCGGGCCGTGCCACTTttgggcgtcaacacatgccccctttTTTCTTGGTAAAGCTTACGTACCGAGAAACATTTGTTAGAACTTGAACTGCACAGGAATAATTTAGAGCACTAGCACATCAACTATGTTTCACTTTTAGGGATGATAGTGTCTATCGGCCATATTACTTGATTCTGCCCAAGATCAACAAATCAGCTTATTTCTAATGTTCATTCATCCTGTGGGAGTGAGATAAGCCTGAGTACATACTGCCTCGGCTAGAGATCTTTGAAATACTAATTCAAAGTCACTCTCACCCTCACAAGCTATTGTGGGTGCATAAAGGGACCAAATTTCTATAATGTCAATTGATCTTTGCAATACTTCTCAAATTGAGAATGAAGAAAGATAAAATGATTCAACATTGCACCCACAAGATACTTTAACCATAAATATAATAAGGCAAGTAATCAACCCAAAAGGTGAATATGACACAATTACTTTGGAATTATGATGGCCGGATTACTCTCGAACCCCTCTTGTCTAGTTTCGCCTTGTCTTTCAATGCATCTTGTATTATGCAAATAGACAGCAATAAACTTTCTCCAACTACCAATCTTGGCTTCAACAAGTGCTAAAACTTCATTAGCCAAAGTGGTGTCCATACCGGTCAGACTGATCTCAAGTAGCGGTCCGACCGGTTTGCCCAGAAGCTGCCCTCTGACATCGCCAAACATTGGCTTTTAAATATGAAAGCATCTTCATGGATGTTATAACCTGATGATTGTTATGCCACAATGTTGACCTCTGATTCTCACGCCTAGGTATAGGATTACACTATATCAAATATGATCTCTAGGCATTTACATCCAATGATCCCTTTACACATGGATATCTGCTACACTATCAGCAATG containing:
- the LOC101766046 gene encoding ethylene-responsive transcription factor ERF094 encodes the protein MEQGNHTSSGSYSYYSAAAPAASLPFDAADGTDDMLLQLDSFLLGTNAIDAEDSSYWLSSSPSSSSDAGALSVSCSTSTSELHRRSDADADASPGEKRQATAFIGVRKRPWGKFAAEIRDSTRRGARVWLGTFDTPEAAALAYDQAAFSARGATAVLNFSVERVRDSLVALALAGGAGTGGGSPVLALKQRHSKRTRRRKLSHVSSNGKNPKPQRQPARQSSDVSSASSCTAMAAPEKQGVAHCGVVELEDLGTDFLDELLRVSSELEY